From a region of the Candidatus Methanoperedens sp. genome:
- a CDS encoding P-II family nitrogen regulator: MKEVIAIIRRHKIQETKAGLLGIGVPALTMISVEGRGKQRGLIEPDDEMNEAKMETKLQFIPKRMIYTVVEDSDVPKVVETLIRTNQTGQIGDGKIFVCPVEDAVRVRTGEIGEQALK; encoded by the coding sequence ATGAAGGAAGTTATCGCCATAATACGAAGACATAAAATACAGGAAACCAAGGCAGGTCTTCTGGGTATTGGTGTTCCTGCCCTTACGATGATAAGCGTTGAGGGCAGGGGAAAACAGCGCGGTTTGATCGAACCTGATGATGAGATGAACGAGGCAAAAATGGAAACTAAACTCCAGTTCATTCCTAAGAGGATGATATATACAGTGGTCGAGGACAGCGATGTCCCAAAAGTCGTTGAGACATTAATAAGGACAAACCAGACCGGGCAGATTGGAGACGGAAAGATCTTCGTATGCCCTGTCGAGGACGCTGTAAGAGTGAGAACAGGAGAGATAGGAGAACAGGCTTTGAAGTGA
- a CDS encoding P-II family nitrogen regulator translates to MKKIEAIIRPEKLDDVRKALEEKGILGMTMAEVQGRGRQKGVCLQWRAGEYCVDFLPKLKLDIIVDDKDVETAITTITKAARTGQNGDGKIFIYPVEDVVRVSTGERGKEAI, encoded by the coding sequence ATGAAGAAAATTGAAGCAATAATACGACCTGAAAAGCTTGACGACGTTCGTAAAGCGCTTGAAGAAAAAGGTATCCTGGGCATGACTATGGCAGAAGTACAGGGACGCGGACGCCAGAAAGGTGTGTGCCTTCAGTGGCGTGCAGGCGAATACTGTGTGGATTTCCTGCCCAAGCTCAAGCTGGATATAATAGTGGACGACAAGGATGTGGAAACAGCGATAACGACGATAACCAAAGCCGCCAGAACAGGACAGAATGGAGACGGCAAGATTTTCATATATCCTGTTGAGGACGTTGTGCGAGTTAGCACAGGCGAACGGGGAAAGGAAGCCATATAA
- the glnA gene encoding type I glutamate--ammonia ligase encodes MTTTPQKLLEFIKEKTVKWVDLQFMDIPGYIQHITIPSYTLKEEDFTDGIGKLDGSSIKGFKAIFESDMRMFPDPSTCGILPWTDNTPHRTIRLICDLYDAFGGPRFSRDPRHIAQRAEQAVNKAGFDLSYWGPELEFFVFDSFRMYPSFSTARDAWSGTGYEIESKEAPWSQASGINHPIRFKEGYYPAPPQDTLQEYRSEVTGQLYDYFGIICDAHHHEVATAGQCEIDMKYDTLTKMADNVLTYKNVVKNVAYNMKMVATFMPKPIFGDNASGMHIHQSLWKKGRNTFYDPDDEYAEISQTCRYYIGGLMEHSRALCAITSPTTNSYKRLVPGYEAPVYIAWSKRNRSASIRVPVYEKGKEAPKRIEFRPPDTSCNTYYAFAALTAAGLDGIKRKTDPGDPCDENIYHLTPERRKQMGIKECPGSLLEALGELESDRKFLEPIFPGDAIDMWIELKSEEYKQNSIRPTPYEFYQYFDI; translated from the coding sequence ATGACGACAACACCTCAAAAGCTTCTGGAATTCATAAAAGAAAAGACAGTAAAATGGGTAGACCTCCAGTTCATGGACATCCCGGGCTACATACAGCACATCACGATCCCTTCATACACATTGAAAGAAGAGGATTTCACAGACGGCATAGGAAAGCTGGACGGCTCTTCCATCAAGGGCTTTAAGGCCATCTTCGAGTCTGATATGAGGATGTTCCCAGACCCGAGTACCTGCGGCATCCTCCCATGGACCGACAACACGCCGCACAGGACGATACGCCTGATATGCGACCTCTACGATGCCTTCGGAGGACCGCGATTCTCACGCGACCCCAGGCACATAGCACAGAGGGCAGAGCAGGCTGTAAACAAAGCGGGTTTTGACCTCTCATACTGGGGACCTGAGCTTGAGTTCTTCGTGTTCGACTCGTTCAGGATGTATCCAAGCTTCTCCACGGCACGCGATGCCTGGTCTGGCACAGGATATGAAATCGAATCAAAAGAAGCCCCCTGGTCGCAAGCGAGCGGCATAAACCACCCGATCCGGTTCAAGGAAGGCTACTATCCTGCACCCCCACAGGACACTCTGCAGGAATACCGCAGCGAGGTAACAGGGCAGCTCTACGACTACTTCGGCATAATCTGCGATGCGCACCACCACGAGGTAGCGACCGCAGGACAGTGCGAGATCGACATGAAGTACGACACGCTCACGAAGATGGCTGATAACGTGCTCACGTACAAGAACGTGGTCAAGAACGTGGCATACAATATGAAAATGGTCGCCACCTTCATGCCCAAGCCGATATTCGGAGACAATGCCTCTGGCATGCACATCCACCAGTCGCTCTGGAAGAAAGGGAGGAACACCTTCTATGACCCTGACGACGAATACGCTGAAATATCGCAGACCTGCCGCTACTACATCGGCGGACTGATGGAGCATTCAAGGGCACTGTGCGCCATCACCTCACCCACCACAAACTCGTACAAGAGGCTTGTTCCTGGCTACGAGGCTCCTGTCTATATCGCATGGAGCAAGCGCAACCGCTCGGCAAGCATAAGGGTACCTGTGTACGAGAAGGGCAAAGAGGCTCCGAAGAGGATCGAGTTCAGACCGCCTGATACGAGCTGCAATACCTACTATGCGTTTGCAGCACTCACTGCAGCAGGGCTTGACGGCATCAAGAGAAAGACCGACCCCGGGGACCCGTGCGACGAGAACATCTACCACCTCACGCCTGAGCGGAGGAAGCAGATGGGAATCAAGGAGTGCCCGGGCTCGCTGCTTGAGGCACTTGGTGAGCTTGAGTCGGACAGGAAATTCCTTGAGCCGATCTTCCCGGGTGATGCCATCGATATGTGGATAGAGCTCAAATCCGAGGAATACAAGCAGAACTCGATAAGACCAACGCCGTACGAGTTCTACCAGTACTTCGATATATAA
- a CDS encoding ammonium transporter has protein sequence MRLKKSIYWSVIMVLLLLSVPALAAEAPKVDSGDTAWVLASSALVMIMTPALGLFYGGMVRKKNALSTIMFSLTILALISVQWVLFGYSLAFGPDVHGVIGSLAWLGLNGVGQTPNADYAATIPALAYMIFQAMFAIITVALISGAFVDRIKFSAFMVFSLLWATLVYDPIAHWVWGAGGWLHNLGALDFAGGTVVHISSGVSALAIAFVIGSRKGYGKHPMEPHNIPMVVLGAALLWFGWFGFNGGSAVASNGLATSAFVVTNTAAAAAALMWILLSWYHKRPSVLGAATGGVVGLVAITPASGFVTPMAAIVIGVVAAVISYYAMLFRSKQNVDDSLDVWACHGLGGTWGAIATGIFATVAVNSAGANGLLYGNPGQLTTQLIAVGVTWVYAFVMTVILAKIIDATMGLRVTDEEESIGLDISQHAEKAYS, from the coding sequence ATGAGACTTAAAAAATCGATATACTGGTCGGTAATAATGGTTCTTCTACTGCTTTCTGTACCTGCTCTGGCAGCGGAAGCACCTAAAGTAGATAGCGGCGACACTGCATGGGTTCTTGCGAGTTCAGCGCTCGTAATGATAATGACCCCCGCTCTGGGCTTGTTCTACGGGGGGATGGTGCGAAAGAAAAACGCCCTCTCAACGATAATGTTTAGCCTTACGATTCTTGCATTAATAAGCGTCCAGTGGGTGTTATTTGGCTACAGCCTTGCCTTTGGTCCTGACGTGCATGGTGTGATTGGCAGCCTTGCCTGGTTAGGACTCAATGGCGTAGGTCAGACGCCAAACGCTGACTATGCGGCAACCATTCCTGCGCTGGCATATATGATATTCCAGGCGATGTTTGCCATAATTACAGTAGCACTCATTTCCGGTGCATTCGTTGATCGCATAAAGTTCAGTGCCTTCATGGTGTTCTCCCTGCTCTGGGCAACTCTTGTGTACGACCCGATAGCACACTGGGTATGGGGTGCTGGAGGCTGGCTTCACAATTTGGGTGCGCTTGATTTCGCAGGGGGCACGGTTGTGCACATCAGCTCTGGAGTTTCAGCTCTTGCAATTGCCTTTGTGATAGGCTCGCGTAAGGGTTATGGAAAGCATCCGATGGAGCCGCACAACATCCCGATGGTTGTTCTTGGCGCCGCACTCCTGTGGTTCGGCTGGTTCGGGTTCAACGGCGGAAGCGCAGTAGCAAGCAACGGACTTGCAACAAGCGCCTTTGTGGTAACCAATACAGCAGCAGCAGCAGCGGCATTGATGTGGATACTCCTTAGCTGGTACCACAAGAGACCGAGTGTTCTGGGTGCAGCCACCGGCGGTGTTGTGGGTCTGGTAGCGATTACGCCTGCTTCAGGTTTCGTTACTCCGATGGCAGCAATAGTGATAGGAGTGGTGGCAGCCGTCATCAGTTACTATGCTATGCTCTTCAGGAGCAAACAGAACGTAGATGATTCCCTTGACGTCTGGGCATGCCACGGTCTGGGCGGAACCTGGGGCGCTATAGCCACGGGCATATTTGCCACCGTTGCTGTAAATTCCGCAGGTGCAAATGGCTTGCTCTATGGAAATCCCGGACAGCTTACGACGCAGTTAATTGCAGTCGGTGTGACATGGGTGTACGCTTTTGTTATGACGGTCATCCTTGCAAAGATTATCGACGCGACCATGGGATTGCGAGTCACCGATGAAGAGGAATCCATAGGTTTAGATATATCTCAACATGCAGAGAAGGCTTATTCGTGA
- a CDS encoding presenilin family intramembrane aspartyl protease — MNLKITKYIPFIGMAFLLFLVQLIAVALSEPFEVNDIKAFSNPEATSNVLWWVAIILVFTVFILIIVKMNKKWIIQAFILFTVFSTLNYVFFAIFSMFLPLEINIFLTIALSIALTIFLYKFPEWYVVDITGVIIGAGAASIFGISLAIIPTLLLLVLLAVYDYIAVYRTKHMIALAEGVMDLRLPILLVIPKHWSYSFLTDKFDKEEREAFFMGLGDVVMPTILVISANTFRAGSIPLLGAVNIPAVGAMLGTFVGFSILMVLVIKGKPQAGLPFLNGGAILGYVAGSLITGSPIL; from the coding sequence ATTAATTTGAAAATAACGAAATATATACCATTCATAGGCATGGCGTTCTTGCTTTTTCTCGTCCAGTTAATTGCGGTTGCCCTGAGCGAACCTTTTGAGGTAAACGACATAAAGGCATTTTCCAACCCGGAAGCCACAAGCAATGTTCTATGGTGGGTTGCTATCATCCTCGTTTTTACTGTCTTTATATTGATAATTGTTAAGATGAACAAAAAATGGATAATACAGGCATTTATCCTCTTTACCGTATTTTCAACCTTAAACTATGTTTTTTTTGCAATATTCTCTATGTTTTTACCTCTGGAAATAAACATTTTCTTGACCATCGCGCTTTCAATAGCTCTGACTATTTTCCTCTATAAATTCCCGGAATGGTATGTTGTAGATATAACAGGCGTGATAATCGGCGCCGGGGCAGCCTCGATTTTCGGTATATCACTTGCTATTATTCCGACATTGCTTTTACTTGTTCTGCTGGCTGTTTACGATTATATCGCAGTCTATAGAACAAAACACATGATTGCGCTTGCCGAAGGTGTAATGGATTTGAGGCTTCCGATTTTACTGGTAATACCAAAGCACTGGAGTTATTCTTTTCTTACAGATAAGTTCGATAAAGAAGAACGGGAAGCCTTCTTCATGGGACTCGGTGATGTGGTAATGCCCACAATACTTGTAATTTCAGCAAACACTTTTAGGGCTGGTTCCATCCCGCTCCTCGGAGCTGTGAATATTCCAGCGGTCGGCGCCATGCTTGGAACTTTCGTGGGATTCTCTATACTTATGGTATTGGTAATAAAAGGTAAACCCCAGGCAGGTCTTCCCTTCCTGAACGGAGGGGCTATCCTGGGATATGTGGCAGGGAGCCTGATTACAGGTTCACCTATACTGTAG
- the cfbC gene encoding Ni-sirohydrochlorin a,c-diamide reductive cyclase ATP-dependent reductase subunit yields the protein MRQIAIYGKGGIGKSTTTQNLTAALASFGKKVMQIGCDPKADSTRMLLWGKVQATVLDTMRDNGPAGVTLDVVQHTGFGGIKCVEAGGPEPGVGCAGRGVITAIKLLEELGAYNEDFDFVFYDVLGDVVCGGFAMPIREGYAKEIYIVASGELMALYAANNICKGIVKFAENGDARLGGIICNSRNVDNELELLTEFSKKIGSHLIQFVPRDNIVQRAEINRKTVIDFDPACKQAEVYRSLAKNIIENRNFVIPKPMAMQELEDMMVEFGIVER from the coding sequence ATGAGGCAGATTGCAATATACGGAAAAGGTGGAATCGGTAAGTCCACCACCACACAGAACCTTACCGCTGCACTTGCTTCGTTCGGTAAGAAGGTGATGCAGATAGGGTGCGACCCGAAGGCAGATTCAACGAGGATGCTCCTTTGGGGAAAAGTGCAGGCAACGGTACTGGACACCATGCGTGACAATGGCCCAGCCGGTGTAACTCTTGATGTTGTCCAGCACACAGGCTTCGGCGGGATAAAGTGCGTCGAGGCAGGAGGTCCTGAGCCAGGCGTTGGATGCGCAGGACGCGGTGTTATCACGGCAATAAAACTGCTGGAGGAACTGGGAGCATACAATGAAGACTTCGATTTCGTCTTCTACGATGTGCTTGGAGACGTGGTATGCGGTGGCTTTGCAATGCCAATACGCGAAGGCTACGCCAAAGAGATCTACATCGTTGCAAGCGGGGAACTCATGGCTCTCTACGCAGCCAACAACATCTGCAAGGGCATAGTGAAATTCGCAGAGAACGGCGATGCTCGCCTTGGAGGCATAATATGCAACTCCCGCAATGTGGACAATGAACTGGAACTGCTTACCGAATTCTCAAAAAAGATAGGCTCTCATTTGATACAGTTCGTGCCACGGGACAATATTGTCCAGCGCGCTGAGATCAACCGGAAAACTGTGATAGATTTTGACCCCGCATGCAAGCAGGCCGAGGTTTATCGTTCTCTTGCAAAGAACATTATCGAGAACAGGAATTTCGTGATACCAAAACCAATGGCGATGCAGGAGCTTGAGGACATGATGGTCGAATTCGGTATTGTGGAGAGGTGA
- a CDS encoding sulfite exporter TauE/SafE family protein, whose translation MDDIILLSILIFAAGLLYSSVGHAGASGYLAAMALFGLAPDVMKPTALVLNILVALIAAVQFLRAGFFSWNIFWPFAAGSIPFAFIGGAISLPGYFYKQVVGLILLFAAYRFFRYRESAIADKTKPVPVLAAVLFGASIGLLSGAVGVGGGIFLSPLILLMGWAGTKQTAGVSAAFILVNSIAGIAGHLASVKFLPDAIYMLSFAAVFGGLIGSSLGSRRLANATLFCLLAVVLVIAGVKFMIP comes from the coding sequence ATGGACGACATCATACTTCTCTCTATCCTGATCTTTGCCGCAGGACTGCTTTATTCCTCGGTAGGACATGCCGGAGCATCCGGATATCTGGCAGCAATGGCGCTGTTCGGTCTCGCACCTGATGTAATGAAGCCAACGGCTCTTGTTTTGAACATTCTTGTAGCATTGATTGCCGCAGTTCAGTTCTTACGTGCAGGTTTTTTTTCGTGGAATATCTTCTGGCCGTTTGCTGCGGGTTCCATCCCGTTTGCGTTTATAGGAGGCGCGATATCTCTTCCGGGTTATTTCTATAAACAGGTCGTTGGTCTTATCCTCCTCTTCGCTGCCTATCGTTTTTTTCGATACAGGGAATCTGCAATTGCGGATAAAACAAAACCAGTACCGGTTCTTGCTGCCGTCCTTTTCGGCGCCAGCATTGGATTATTGTCTGGAGCAGTAGGTGTGGGCGGAGGTATTTTCTTAAGCCCTTTAATTCTGCTGATGGGCTGGGCTGGAACAAAGCAAACCGCCGGGGTTTCGGCTGCATTTATTCTTGTAAACTCCATAGCAGGCATCGCCGGACATCTCGCAAGTGTGAAATTTTTACCAGATGCCATCTACATGCTGTCATTTGCCGCAGTATTTGGCGGCTTAATCGGCTCAAGCCTCGGCAGCCGCAGGCTTGCTAATGCAACCCTGTTTTGTCTGCTCGCAGTAGTGCTTGTTATTGCGGGCGTGAAGTTCATGATTCCGTAA
- a CDS encoding CBS domain-containing protein encodes MSKISHILLKNPVVVPTGTTLIEITKLMKKNTIGSVLVSRNNKLAGIVSVVDIAYSASSGKGDISVDEIMHSPELTIESNKWITDALELFRRHNVSHLAVVENGEKVGIIRAEDILHTYRFKIEHHNIALEKNDENPFLAA; translated from the coding sequence ATGTCCAAAATAAGCCACATCCTCCTGAAAAACCCGGTGGTGGTTCCCACCGGGACAACACTCATTGAAATAACGAAGCTAATGAAGAAAAACACCATCGGAAGCGTGCTGGTGAGCAGAAATAACAAGCTTGCCGGCATTGTTTCTGTGGTGGATATTGCTTACAGCGCCTCAAGTGGAAAAGGGGATATTTCAGTGGATGAAATCATGCACTCTCCTGAGCTAACTATCGAATCCAATAAATGGATTACTGATGCTCTGGAGCTGTTCAGGCGCCATAATGTTTCGCATTTAGCGGTGGTAGAGAATGGAGAAAAAGTGGGAATTATAAGGGCTGAGGATATACTGCATACGTACAGGTTTAAGATAGAGCACCATAATATCGCACTGGAGAAAAACGATGAGAATCCATTCCTTGCAGCATGA
- a CDS encoding nitrogenase molybdenum-iron protein subunit beta, whose amino-acid sequence MARSVTINPPKMCQPMGAILAYMGVHGCVPLVHGSQGCSTYPRYNIARHFRESAEVAVSSLAEDAAVYGGAKNLTEAIKNIKSRLNPVAIGICTTCMSETIGDDVKLIAKKALADDTMKIFPASTPSYVGTHLTGYDNALRTLVETLAVKGEPNNKVNIITGIINPGDIRELKNMLRLMNVQSIFLSDISETLDTPILPGGHKPMLPDGGTKIADIADSANSLGTIAICRTAGSAAVYLKNKFNVPAVLDPAPIGVANTDRFVQNISRLSKAPIPNEIVIERGRLIDSMVDVHHYMFGRKVAIFGDPDLVSAIVRFCAEAGMNPTVAMTATKHKDFAPDIKAVNGEYKADTQILEGTDLYEFHEVVKTHGAELILGNSKGKDIADDEGVPLVRFGFPVYDRVGVYRYSIMGYNGSIYLLDQMTNAILGHKYDPNKLHQ is encoded by the coding sequence ATGGCACGAAGCGTTACTATCAATCCTCCCAAGATGTGTCAGCCCATGGGTGCAATACTCGCCTACATGGGAGTGCACGGCTGCGTCCCGCTGGTGCACGGCTCTCAGGGATGCAGCACCTACCCACGCTACAATATCGCCCGGCATTTCAGGGAATCTGCTGAGGTTGCTGTCTCCTCGTTGGCTGAAGATGCCGCTGTTTATGGTGGAGCCAAGAACCTGACAGAAGCCATAAAGAACATCAAGTCCAGGCTGAACCCGGTTGCCATTGGTATCTGTACCACGTGCATGAGCGAGACGATAGGCGATGATGTGAAATTGATCGCAAAGAAGGCGCTGGCTGATGATACGATGAAGATATTCCCCGCGTCCACGCCAAGCTATGTTGGCACGCATCTCACAGGATATGACAATGCCCTCAGGACGCTTGTGGAAACACTGGCAGTAAAGGGTGAACCTAACAATAAGGTAAACATTATCACGGGCATAATCAATCCCGGCGATATCAGGGAGTTAAAGAACATGCTGCGCTTAATGAATGTGCAAAGCATCTTCCTGTCAGATATCTCCGAAACCCTTGATACTCCCATATTGCCAGGCGGACATAAACCAATGCTCCCTGATGGCGGAACAAAGATTGCCGACATCGCAGACTCGGCGAACTCGCTTGGTACCATAGCGATATGCAGGACAGCAGGCTCTGCTGCCGTATATCTTAAAAACAAGTTCAACGTCCCCGCAGTGCTTGACCCTGCGCCAATCGGCGTTGCAAACACGGACAGGTTCGTGCAGAATATAAGCCGTTTGAGTAAAGCGCCAATCCCGAATGAAATTGTGATCGAACGCGGGCGCCTGATAGACAGCATGGTGGACGTGCATCACTACATGTTTGGCAGAAAGGTTGCGATATTCGGCGATCCTGATCTTGTGTCTGCTATCGTTAGGTTCTGCGCAGAAGCCGGGATGAACCCCACAGTAGCGATGACCGCAACGAAGCATAAGGACTTTGCCCCGGACATCAAAGCGGTGAACGGCGAATATAAGGCCGATACGCAGATTCTTGAAGGCACTGACCTGTATGAATTCCACGAGGTTGTAAAAACCCACGGCGCTGAGCTGATACTTGGCAACTCCAAGGGAAAGGACATAGCGGATGATGAGGGCGTTCCTTTAGTGCGCTTCGGGTTCCCCGTGTACGACCGCGTGGGCGTGTATCGCTATTCCATCATGGGCTACAACGGCTCAATCTACCTGCTTGACCAGATGACGAACGCCATACTGGGGCACAAGTACGACCCCAACAAACTGCATCAGTGA
- a CDS encoding nitrogenase component I subunit alpha, with protein MTTILPECDIPIPQRRPHIVCHEPGNIILPMCNIQTVPGDMTERGCTFAGCRGVVGGPVKDVIQLVHGPIGCAYYTWGTRRNLSDVKLHRKYCFSTDLTEESVIYGGAKKLLKSIIEAHELFPEAKAVFVYSTCVVGLIGDDTEAICKQAQEKIGIPVVPFHCEGFRGVSQSLGHHIANRTLFEKVVGTKEPETTTPYDMCIIGEFNIDGDAWIVKPLFERMGVRVLSVFTGNASYADLPPMHRAKLNIVQCQRSSTYIAKMIQDKYNIPYINVSLFGMKQTAEALRDVGKFFHLEENADKVIAEELAKYQKNIDYYRKRLEGKKCFIYQGAPRAWHWIEPMRELGIETILTATTFGHKDDYEKIMSKAKPGHICIDNPNALEIEEYLVKLRPDFFIGGLKEKYLTYKLGIPFINGHSYEEGPYAGFEGFVNFARDIDVAVNSPVWKFINKPLEVS; from the coding sequence ATGACAACAATTTTACCTGAATGCGACATCCCCATACCACAGCGCCGACCGCATATTGTTTGCCATGAGCCCGGGAACATCATATTGCCCATGTGCAATATCCAGACAGTGCCGGGTGACATGACCGAGCGCGGCTGCACGTTTGCGGGGTGCAGGGGCGTAGTGGGAGGTCCCGTGAAGGATGTAATTCAGCTGGTGCACGGTCCGATAGGATGCGCTTATTATACGTGGGGCACGCGCAGGAACCTTTCAGATGTAAAGCTGCACAGGAAGTACTGCTTCAGTACAGACCTGACCGAAGAAAGCGTGATATACGGAGGTGCAAAAAAGCTATTAAAATCCATTATAGAGGCGCATGAACTGTTTCCCGAAGCCAAGGCAGTTTTTGTGTATTCCACATGCGTGGTCGGACTCATAGGCGACGATACCGAAGCTATATGCAAGCAGGCCCAGGAAAAGATCGGAATACCCGTTGTGCCTTTCCATTGCGAGGGCTTCAGGGGCGTGAGCCAGTCCCTTGGACACCACATCGCCAACCGAACGCTGTTTGAGAAAGTGGTTGGAACAAAGGAGCCCGAGACCACCACGCCTTACGACATGTGCATAATCGGGGAATTCAACATCGACGGCGATGCCTGGATAGTCAAGCCGCTGTTTGAAAGAATGGGTGTTAGAGTCCTTTCCGTGTTTACAGGGAATGCCTCGTATGCTGATCTGCCGCCAATGCATCGTGCGAAATTGAATATAGTGCAGTGCCAAAGGTCGTCCACCTATATCGCCAAAATGATACAGGACAAGTACAACATTCCATACATCAACGTATCCCTGTTCGGCATGAAGCAAACGGCAGAAGCCCTTCGCGATGTCGGGAAATTCTTCCACCTTGAAGAAAACGCGGATAAGGTGATAGCAGAGGAGCTTGCAAAATATCAGAAGAATATCGATTATTACAGAAAGAGGCTTGAAGGCAAGAAGTGCTTCATATACCAGGGTGCGCCTCGTGCATGGCACTGGATTGAGCCGATGAGGGAACTGGGCATCGAGACCATCCTTACAGCAACTACCTTCGGGCACAAGGACGATTACGAGAAGATCATGTCAAAGGCAAAGCCAGGACATATCTGCATTGATAACCCGAATGCCCTTGAGATCGAGGAATACCTGGTCAAGCTCAGGCCCGATTTCTTTATCGGGGGCTTGAAGGAGAAATACCTGACATACAAGCTCGGCATACCCTTTATCAACGGTCATTCCTACGAAGAAGGACCGTATGCGGGATTTGAGGGATTCGTGAACTTTGCAAGGGACATCGACGTTGCGGTCAACAGCCCTGTATGGAAGTTCATAAACAAGCCCCTGGAGGTGAGCTAA
- a CDS encoding 4Fe-4S binding protein, whose amino-acid sequence MEYVTGITASGGTWTPTFVVRSNINDCGCCGKCFKICGRGVFEYIDHPNADDLCGAKVMTVAHPENCIGCGACARGCPKKNILCEPKAR is encoded by the coding sequence ATGGAATACGTAACAGGAATAACAGCTTCTGGCGGAACATGGACTCCCACTTTTGTTGTGAGAAGCAATATCAACGACTGCGGCTGCTGCGGAAAATGCTTCAAGATATGCGGGCGCGGGGTTTTCGAGTACATCGATCATCCCAATGCTGATGACCTGTGCGGTGCAAAGGTCATGACAGTGGCGCATCCTGAGAACTGCATCGGCTGCGGTGCATGTGCGCGGGGATGCCCGAAGAAGAATATCTTGTGCGAACCAAAAGCAAGGTGA
- a CDS encoding type 1 glutamine amidotransferase, whose translation MRIHSLQHEPFEGLANIEVWANNKGHTISRTLLFNNEELPDIDDFDWLIIMGGSMNIYEEDKYPWLVQEKKFIADAIARKKLVLGVCLGAQLIADVLDGKVSRNNYREIGWFPVTLTKDAGSSLIFSTFPRKFMAFHWHGDIFNTPPGAKKIAESEGCANQAFEYNNGRVTGLQFHLDYSAQSIALMFQNCSDEIVDGKYIQKPDEIVSHISNVQEIRKLLYLLLDNIEKEFGYP comes from the coding sequence ATGAGAATCCATTCCTTGCAGCATGAACCCTTTGAAGGTCTGGCGAATATCGAAGTATGGGCAAATAATAAAGGTCACACTATATCCAGAACATTGCTCTTCAATAACGAAGAACTCCCAGATATCGATGACTTCGACTGGCTTATCATCATGGGCGGCTCAATGAACATCTACGAAGAAGATAAATATCCCTGGCTTGTGCAGGAGAAAAAATTCATAGCTGATGCAATCGCGCGCAAAAAACTCGTTCTGGGAGTATGCCTCGGAGCCCAGCTCATTGCCGATGTTCTCGACGGCAAAGTCAGCAGGAATAACTACAGGGAAATCGGATGGTTTCCTGTGACATTAACTAAAGATGCAGGAAGTTCCTTGATTTTCAGTACATTTCCCAGGAAATTCATGGCTTTCCACTGGCACGGTGATATATTCAATACGCCGCCAGGTGCCAAAAAAATAGCAGAAAGCGAAGGGTGTGCAAATCAAGCCTTCGAGTATAACAACGGAAGAGTGACAGGATTGCAGTTCCATCTTGATTATTCGGCGCAAAGCATTGCTCTCATGTTCCAGAACTGCAGCGATGAGATCGTGGATGGGAAATACATACAGAAGCCCGATGAAATCGTATCGCATATCAGCAATGTGCAGGAAATACGTAAACTGCTGTATTTGCTGCTGGATAATATTGAAAAAGAATTTGGTTATCCCTGA
- a CDS encoding P-II family nitrogen regulator, whose amino-acid sequence MKMIRAIIRPNKEEKVVEHLEKEGFYSLTKMNVFGRGKQKGIRVGTVCYDELPKVMLMLVVNDEDVPKAVNVIQNSARTGNIGDGKIFVTDVSEAYTVRTGESGL is encoded by the coding sequence ATGAAGATGATACGTGCAATAATCAGACCAAACAAGGAAGAAAAAGTCGTGGAGCACCTGGAAAAAGAGGGGTTTTATTCCCTCACAAAGATGAATGTTTTCGGGCGTGGCAAACAGAAGGGAATCAGGGTAGGGACGGTATGTTACGATGAACTGCCCAAGGTGATGCTGATGCTTGTTGTGAATGACGAGGACGTCCCAAAGGCTGTGAACGTTATCCAGAACAGCGCTCGCACCGGGAATATCGGCGACGGCAAGATCTTCGTGACCGATGTTTCAGAGGCTTACACTGTGAGGACTGGAGAATCAGGATTATAG